The following coding sequences lie in one Rhabdothermincola sediminis genomic window:
- a CDS encoding bifunctional riboflavin kinase/FAD synthetase: protein MQVLRDIETWPRPTRGTAVTIGAYDGVHLGHRAVIASVRDLAAAHGLATAVVTFDRHPAAVVRPDSAPPLLTDLEQKLELLATTGVDYTLVLHFDDARSKEPAEEFVTEVLVGSLNARAVVVGEDFHFGHRRSGNVALLRDMGAKLGFEVLGIDLVGTDGRPAAGEERVSSTAIRKALRHGDLARANRLLGRFHEVRGAVVGGDKRARELGFPTANIAVPSEICLPADGIYAGWYLRPDGLARPAALSLGRRPTFYEDAESSLLEAHLLDFEGDLYGEPARVRFVERLRDERKFDSVDALVEQMERDCRQARRILGATPP, encoded by the coding sequence GGTCACCGCGCGGTCATCGCCAGTGTCCGTGACCTCGCTGCCGCGCACGGGCTCGCCACGGCGGTCGTCACCTTCGACCGACATCCGGCAGCGGTGGTGCGACCCGACTCCGCCCCACCGCTGCTCACGGATCTCGAGCAGAAGCTCGAGCTGCTCGCCACCACCGGTGTCGACTACACGCTCGTACTGCACTTCGACGACGCCCGCTCGAAGGAACCAGCCGAGGAGTTCGTCACCGAGGTGCTCGTCGGCAGCCTCAACGCGAGGGCGGTCGTGGTGGGCGAGGACTTCCACTTCGGTCACCGCCGCTCCGGCAACGTCGCCCTGCTGCGCGACATGGGTGCCAAGCTCGGTTTCGAGGTGCTCGGCATCGACCTGGTCGGCACCGACGGGCGCCCAGCCGCGGGCGAGGAACGGGTGTCCTCGACGGCCATCCGGAAGGCGCTCCGCCACGGTGACCTGGCGCGGGCCAACCGGCTCCTCGGCCGGTTCCACGAGGTGCGCGGCGCGGTCGTCGGCGGTGACAAGCGAGCCCGCGAGCTGGGCTTCCCCACCGCCAACATCGCCGTGCCGTCCGAGATTTGCCTGCCGGCCGACGGCATCTACGCCGGCTGGTACCTACGTCCCGACGGGCTCGCGCGCCCCGCTGCCCTCTCGCTGGGCCGGCGGCCCACGTTCTACGAGGACGCCGAGTCCTCGCTGCTCGAGGCCCACCTGCTCGACTTCGAGGGCGACCTCTACGGCGAGCCGGCTCGAGTGCGTTTCGTCGAGCGGCTGCGAGACGAGCGCAAGTTCGACTCGGTCGACGCGCTGGTCGAGCAGATGGAACGGGACTGCCGGCAGGCCCGCCGGATCCTCGGCGCCACCCCCCCCTGA